ACGCCATTGAGATAGAAGTAGTCGGCCACCGCCACCAGCGCGACTTCGTCCTCGTGCTCGAGGATGCGGCTGAAGACCGAGATGCAATCGTGGAGCTGTTTCTGGAACGCCTGGTTCGCGATGTCGTAGGTGCGGCCGGTGCGCAGCAACGCCGACAGGCGCACCAGCAGCGACGGGCCGTGTTGCAGGGCGTCGTTTTCGTCGTCGCCCGAAAGGACCGGCGGGTTCGTGATCGGGTCAGCCACGGGCGTGGAATCCCGCCAGCGCCTCTTCGCAGGCCTTGCGAAGTGGCAGGCGTTTGGAGGTGATGCCGCGCTCGAGGATCAGCCGGGCCGCCGGCGTGCCGACGCGCGCGATGGCGCGCGCGATCGCCTGGCGGTGGACCTCCTGGTTGCGCGAGAACCAGTTGCCCTTGTGCAGCTCGGCCTCGAGCTCGGGCAGATTGGGATTGTCGGCGGCGGCACCGAGGCACGTGTAGATGGCGCGCTTTTCCTCGGCCGGGCGCGCGTCGAAGTCCTCGGCTTGCATGATGCGCATGACCACGCGCGCAACGCCGGTGTCGCGCGCAACCGAGAGCTGGTGCAGCGCCGCGAGCAGCAGGCGCGAATCCGCGCCGTCGATCATGCGCAGCAGCAGCGGCCGCGCGAGCCGCGGATCCACCTGGCCGAGCGCCGCCACCACCTCCTGCTTCACGCGCGGATCGGGATTGCGCAAGGCGGACTGAAGCAGTCCGACGATCGCCGGCGACCCGATCCAGCCCAGGATGTGAACGACGTTGCGCACCACGAACCAGCGCGGGTCGGCGATCCAGGGCGCGAGCCGCTCGGGATTGTCCTTGCAGCGCTCGGCGATCGCCTCCGCCAGCAACCGCCGAACCAGCCGGTTCTGGCTCTCGGCCAGCACGTGGTTGAAGACGTCCACGGCCGGCGGGCCGAATTCCGAGGCGAACGCCACGAATTCCGCCCCGGAAGCCTCGTGGGCGTCGAGCCGCTCGACCAGATTCGTCACCGAGATCGGCTGCAGCAGGTCCTGCACGAAGCGTTCGGGCGCCCACTCGTTGTTGGGACACTCCCGCAGCATCAGCAGCGCGGCGCGCGCCTCGAGCCAGTTGCCCTGCGCCACCGCCTGGCGCAGCAGGCGCGGCAGGAAGCGTCCCATCTCGAGGCGGTCATCGGCGTTCGCGCCGGCCGCCAGATACGCCTGGCTGATGGCGATCGACGCGGTGAGAATCGGCACCTGATGCTCGGCCTGGTATTCGTGCTGGAAGCGCTGGGTCTCCTGCTTGGAGAGCGCCTCGAGCTCCTCGAATCCCGCCTCGATCTCGACGGTCTCGTCGCCGGCTGTCCAGTCGTCGGAGCGGTCCTCGCGCGAGCCGTTCTCCACGGTCTCGACGGTCGC
This DNA window, taken from Candidatus Sulfotelmatobacter sp., encodes the following:
- a CDS encoding HEAT repeat domain-containing protein; translation: MNETVRARSADPPAALTPEQEATARAAGVWINQFARTLKTCRLYDANNPTVVRFRSELAAAAARVLDEHGPMRLRFSSEDVLCEEVSLYPAKSRDDNLALAFFRDGVRGLTLQPGLQASEVDTLLDAVMHVTSQTQAEDDLVTLLWEAQLQHIEIDFVPTEGDVGTGPDAPAQEEEAPLLPWPAPPAEDPNAAPAEAATVETVENGSREDRSDDWTAGDETVEIEAGFEELEALSKQETQRFQHEYQAEHQVPILTASIAISQAYLAAGANADDRLEMGRFLPRLLRQAVAQGNWLEARAALLMLRECPNNEWAPERFVQDLLQPISVTNLVERLDAHEASGAEFVAFASEFGPPAVDVFNHVLAESQNRLVRRLLAEAIAERCKDNPERLAPWIADPRWFVVRNVVHILGWIGSPAIVGLLQSALRNPDPRVKQEVVAALGQVDPRLARPLLLRMIDGADSRLLLAALHQLSVARDTGVARVVMRIMQAEDFDARPAEEKRAIYTCLGAAADNPNLPELEAELHKGNWFSRNQEVHRQAIARAIARVGTPAARLILERGITSKRLPLRKACEEALAGFHARG